Proteins encoded within one genomic window of Bradyrhizobium sp. AZCC 1719:
- a CDS encoding cytochrome P450: protein MSDSASIMPEHPPVTDWINDFDHTDPVWTEDPFPIWEELRAASPIVHTERFLGCYMPTTYQAVKEIAYDTEHFSSRRVIVRDVRPEITARAPPITSDPPEHKPAKQILLPPFTPDAMKKLEPRVRAICNELIDEFIADGKCDAAARYTKHIPVRAIAHMLGIPEKDGDLFIKWIHGILELGIKDDNALMEAVKEMTGYFAGHIEQRRKNPADDLISTLMKARDKDGNPLTDEHVLGSLRLLLIAGIDTTWSAIGSSLWHLAKTPADRERLVNEPELMPLAVEELLRAYSPVTMAREVMKETTVSGCPVKPGNMVLLSFPAANRDPAMFPDADKVVIDRKENRHAAFGLGIHRCVGSNLARMEMTVAIEEWLKRIPDFRLDPAGKVTWSEGTVRGPRQLPLLFGKAS from the coding sequence ATGTCCGATTCCGCCAGCATCATGCCCGAGCATCCGCCAGTCACCGACTGGATCAACGATTTCGACCATACCGACCCGGTGTGGACGGAAGATCCGTTTCCGATCTGGGAAGAGCTGCGTGCCGCTTCGCCGATCGTTCACACCGAGCGCTTTCTCGGCTGCTACATGCCGACCACCTACCAGGCGGTGAAAGAAATCGCCTACGACACCGAGCACTTTTCTTCCCGACGCGTGATCGTGCGCGACGTTCGCCCGGAGATCACGGCCCGCGCGCCGCCGATCACCTCAGACCCGCCCGAGCACAAGCCGGCCAAGCAAATTCTGCTGCCGCCCTTCACCCCGGATGCGATGAAGAAGCTGGAGCCGCGGGTCCGCGCGATCTGCAACGAACTGATCGACGAGTTCATTGCCGACGGCAAATGCGACGCCGCCGCCCGCTACACCAAGCACATTCCGGTCCGCGCCATCGCGCACATGCTCGGGATTCCCGAGAAGGACGGCGACCTCTTCATCAAATGGATTCACGGCATCCTTGAACTCGGCATCAAGGACGACAACGCGCTGATGGAGGCGGTGAAGGAGATGACCGGCTATTTCGCCGGCCATATCGAGCAGCGCAGGAAGAATCCGGCCGACGATCTGATCTCGACCTTGATGAAGGCAAGGGACAAGGACGGAAACCCGCTCACGGACGAACATGTGCTGGGTTCGCTGCGGCTGCTGTTGATCGCCGGCATCGACACCACCTGGAGCGCGATCGGGTCCTCGCTGTGGCATTTGGCGAAAACACCCGCGGACCGCGAGCGCTTGGTCAATGAGCCGGAGCTGATGCCGCTCGCAGTTGAGGAATTGCTGCGCGCCTACTCACCGGTGACGATGGCACGTGAGGTGATGAAGGAGACGACGGTCAGTGGCTGCCCCGTCAAGCCCGGCAACATGGTGCTGCTGTCGTTCCCGGCCGCCAACCGCGATCCCGCCATGTTCCCCGATGCCGACAAGGTGGTCATCGACCGCAAGGAGAACCGCCACGCCGCGTTCGGCCTCGGCATTCATCGCTGCGTCGGCTCCAACCTCGCCCGCATGGAAATGACGGTTGCGATCGAGGAATGGCTGAAACGGATTCCTGATTTCAGGCTCGATCCGGCCGGCAAGGTCACATGGTCGGAAGGCACCGTCCGAGGCCCGCGTCAGTTGCCCCTGCTGTTCGGGAAGGCGAGCTGA
- a CDS encoding LacI family DNA-binding transcriptional regulator produces MSLRQAQPARPTIRDVAAQAGVSVSSVSRVLNGEPHTSPELHARIMRAVNRLRFEPHSAAQALRSRESKTIGCMVSDLSNPLYSEMINGAEEELQRAGYVLMLAATRHEEDRETAFVSAVRRRRMDGLLLFAGDNAHTEFTGALANLDLPCVAIDREVPGVPSVRADHRGGGLEITRYLIGLGHRRIALLTGRAALLPSSERLAGYRQAHAEAKLKVDPDLIRPQTQGSSIAFSDVCQLLRDPNRPTAIITLGTHMLAGVMDALSSSGLRYPDDVSLVCIGDTDLARHATPGISALTWDLDQMGRVAANILLDRIRGGGEARKARPVYLPTRFILRHSGAKPCAP; encoded by the coding sequence ATGTCGTTGCGCCAGGCCCAGCCTGCACGGCCCACAATTCGTGACGTTGCGGCCCAGGCCGGCGTGTCGGTCAGCAGTGTCAGCCGCGTCTTGAACGGCGAGCCGCATACCAGCCCGGAACTGCATGCCCGGATCATGCGGGCGGTGAACCGCCTGCGCTTCGAGCCGCATTCGGCGGCGCAGGCCTTGCGGTCGCGCGAGAGCAAGACGATCGGCTGCATGGTCTCCGACCTCTCCAACCCGCTCTACAGCGAGATGATTAATGGCGCGGAGGAGGAATTGCAGCGTGCTGGCTACGTGCTGATGCTGGCCGCGACCCGGCACGAGGAGGACCGCGAGACGGCGTTCGTATCAGCGGTACGAAGGCGACGGATGGACGGGTTGCTGTTGTTCGCCGGCGACAACGCCCATACGGAGTTCACCGGCGCGCTGGCAAATCTGGACCTGCCCTGCGTGGCGATCGACCGCGAGGTACCCGGCGTCCCCTCGGTGCGCGCGGACCATCGCGGCGGCGGCCTCGAGATCACGCGGTATCTCATCGGGCTCGGCCACCGCCGCATCGCACTTCTCACCGGACGCGCCGCGTTGCTGCCGAGTTCGGAGCGCCTTGCCGGCTATCGTCAGGCCCATGCCGAAGCCAAGCTCAAGGTCGACCCCGACCTGATCCGGCCGCAGACGCAAGGGTCCAGCATTGCGTTCAGCGACGTCTGTCAATTGCTGCGGGACCCGAACCGGCCGACCGCGATCATTACGCTTGGCACGCACATGCTGGCCGGCGTGATGGATGCGCTCTCCAGTAGCGGCCTGCGCTATCCCGACGATGTGTCGCTGGTGTGCATCGGCGACACTGATCTCGCGCGGCATGCAACGCCGGGGATCTCGGCGCTGACCTGGGATCTGGACCAGATGGGCCGGGTCGCCGCCAACATCCTGCTCGATCGGATTCGCGGCGGCGGCGAAGCGCGGAAGGCCCGGCCGGTCTATCTACCGACACGATTCATCCTTCGACATTCCGGCGCCAAGCCTTGCGCGCCCTGA
- a CDS encoding nitrate reductase: MAVKTTCPYCGVGCGVVADRGPAGAVTVRGDPLHPANFGRLCAKGSALAETIGLEGRLLAPVVNGQETSWDTALDHVAEGFGRIIREHGPDSIAFYVSGQILTEDYYVINKLAKGFIGTANIDTNSRLCMASSVAGHKRAFGSDTVPGCYEDLETADLLVLVGSNAAWCHPILYQRMVAAKASNPACRIVVIDPRRTATCDGADLHLPLRSGSDSVLFNGLLAHLASRNAIDRAFVDGFTTGAEAALRQVAGQTVAQTADICGLGEGAVALFFDWFAKTERVVTLYSQGINQSSSGVDKVNSIINCHLLTGRIGRPGMGPFSLTGQPNAMGGREVGGLANQLAAHMEIENPQHRDIVQRFWQSPVIADKQGLKAIDMFDAIADRRIKAVWIMSTNPLVSLPDADRVRRALEACELVVVSDCMRHTDTTRHAHVLLPALTWGEKDGTVTNSERRISRQRPFLPAPGAARADWRTVCDVARRMGFSGFDYPGAAAIFREHAGLSSFENNGTRDFDLSALNTLDDRAYDALTPIQWPVTREYPTGTPRMFETSEFFTTDRKARFVPVTPRAAVNATSRDYPLVLNTGRVRDQWHTMTRTGKSPRLLAHIFEPCAEFHPDDARAAGVENGGLARLSSPWGEMVARVVVTAEQRRGCVFVPMHWNGEYAGDGRVNALVNPATDPISGQPESKHTPVKAAAYLPKWHAFILSRREIERPAAGYWVGGLSGTCWRMELAFDERPSSWRDWARAQLRVGHDIEWIAYRDPKVGRFRYAAVRDGRLEGCVFIAPDHRLVSRSWLSGLFAEQELSPSARMSLLTGQPLDTGDDIGPIVCSCFGVGQHQISAEIHKGAASVDDVGRRLKAGTNCGACKPEIGKLLRGAAVRDPHPA; the protein is encoded by the coding sequence GTGGCAGTGAAGACAACCTGTCCGTATTGCGGGGTCGGCTGCGGCGTTGTCGCTGACAGGGGTCCTGCCGGCGCCGTGACCGTCCGGGGCGATCCGCTTCATCCCGCCAATTTCGGGCGGCTGTGCGCGAAAGGCTCGGCGCTCGCCGAGACCATTGGCCTCGAGGGGCGGCTGCTCGCCCCTGTGGTCAACGGGCAGGAAACGAGCTGGGATACGGCGCTCGACCATGTCGCGGAGGGATTTGGCAGAATCATCCGCGAGCATGGACCGGATTCGATCGCGTTCTATGTCTCCGGCCAGATTCTCACCGAGGACTATTACGTCATCAACAAGCTCGCCAAGGGCTTCATCGGCACTGCGAACATCGACACCAACTCGCGGCTGTGCATGGCCTCGAGCGTGGCAGGCCACAAGCGTGCGTTCGGCAGCGACACCGTTCCGGGCTGCTATGAGGATCTCGAAACCGCCGATCTCCTGGTCCTCGTCGGCTCCAATGCCGCCTGGTGCCATCCGATCCTCTACCAGCGCATGGTGGCCGCCAAGGCCAGCAATCCCGCGTGCCGCATCGTCGTGATCGACCCGCGGCGGACCGCGACATGCGACGGCGCCGATCTGCACCTGCCGCTTCGCTCGGGCAGCGACTCCGTGCTGTTCAACGGGTTGCTCGCGCATCTTGCATCGCGCAACGCCATCGATCGCGCATTCGTGGATGGCTTCACCACCGGCGCCGAAGCCGCGCTGCGGCAGGTCGCCGGCCAGACGGTCGCACAGACGGCCGACATCTGCGGGCTGGGCGAGGGCGCAGTGGCGTTGTTCTTCGACTGGTTTGCCAAAACCGAGCGGGTCGTCACGCTCTATTCGCAAGGCATCAACCAGTCGAGCAGCGGCGTCGACAAGGTCAACTCGATCATCAACTGTCATTTGTTGACCGGCCGGATCGGGCGGCCCGGTATGGGGCCGTTCTCGCTGACCGGACAACCCAACGCCATGGGCGGCCGGGAAGTCGGCGGGCTGGCCAACCAGCTTGCCGCCCATATGGAGATCGAGAACCCGCAGCACCGCGATATCGTCCAGCGGTTCTGGCAATCGCCTGTGATCGCAGACAAGCAGGGCCTCAAGGCCATCGATATGTTCGATGCGATCGCCGATCGGCGCATCAAGGCGGTCTGGATCATGTCCACCAATCCGCTGGTCAGCCTGCCGGATGCCGATCGCGTGCGCCGCGCGCTCGAGGCATGCGAGCTCGTTGTCGTGTCCGATTGCATGCGGCATACCGACACCACGCGTCATGCTCACGTGTTGCTGCCGGCGCTCACCTGGGGCGAAAAGGACGGCACCGTCACCAACTCCGAACGCCGCATTTCCCGGCAGCGACCGTTCCTGCCGGCGCCCGGCGCCGCAAGGGCCGATTGGCGGACCGTCTGCGATGTCGCCCGGCGCATGGGCTTTTCGGGGTTCGACTATCCGGGCGCTGCGGCGATCTTCCGCGAGCACGCCGGGCTTTCGAGTTTCGAGAATAACGGGACGCGCGATTTCGATCTGTCCGCCCTGAATACGCTCGACGACCGCGCTTACGATGCGCTTACTCCGATCCAATGGCCTGTGACGCGGGAATATCCGACCGGCACGCCGCGGATGTTCGAAACGAGCGAATTCTTCACTACCGACCGCAAAGCCCGTTTCGTGCCGGTGACGCCGCGCGCAGCCGTCAACGCGACCAGCCGCGACTATCCGCTGGTGCTCAATACCGGACGGGTCCGCGATCAATGGCACACCATGACGCGGACCGGGAAATCGCCGCGGCTACTGGCACACATCTTCGAGCCCTGTGCGGAATTCCACCCCGACGATGCACGCGCAGCCGGCGTCGAGAATGGCGGGCTCGCGCGGCTGAGCAGCCCGTGGGGCGAGATGGTGGCGCGCGTCGTCGTCACCGCCGAGCAGCGGCGCGGCTGCGTGTTCGTGCCGATGCACTGGAACGGCGAGTATGCCGGCGACGGTCGGGTCAACGCGCTGGTCAATCCGGCGACCGATCCGATCTCCGGACAGCCAGAGTCCAAGCACACGCCGGTCAAGGCAGCCGCTTACTTGCCGAAATGGCATGCCTTCATCCTCAGCCGCCGGGAGATCGAGCGTCCTGCCGCGGGTTACTGGGTCGGCGGGCTTTCAGGGACCTGCTGGCGGATGGAGTTGGCCTTCGACGAGCGGCCGTCGAGCTGGCGCGATTGGGCGCGGGCGCAACTCCGCGTCGGGCACGACATCGAGTGGATCGCCTATCGCGATCCGAAGGTTGGCCGCTTCCGCTACGCCGCTGTTCGCGACGGCCGGCTGGAGGGTTGCGTGTTCATCGCACCCGATCACAGGCTGGTTTCGCGGTCGTGGCTCTCCGGCCTGTTCGCGGAACAGGAATTGTCGCCGAGTGCGCGGATGTCGCTGCTGACGGGCCAGCCGCTCGATACAGGCGACGACATCGGGCCCATCGTCTGCTCATGCTTCGGTGTCGGGCAGCATCAGATATCCGCCGAAATCCATAAAGGTGCGGCCAGCGTCGATGACGTCGGCCGGCGCCTGAAGGCCGGCACCAATTGCGGCGCCTGCAAGCCAGAGATCGGGAAGCTATTGCGCGGCGCGGCCGTGCGCGACCCGCATCCGGCATGA
- the nhaA gene encoding Na+/H+ antiporter NhaA, with amino-acid sequence MTAKAPTATPHTADNTDLYGGIALGIAAAAALIVANSPLGPQYQALLHTTGEVRIGSIGLSKTLEHWINDGLMAVFFLLVGLEIKREAIEGALASPKKAALPVIAAFGGFVTPAAIFAAVNWGDAEALRGWAIPAATDIAFALGVCAMLGRRVPASLKTFLLALAIIDDLMAIVVIAMFYAADLSVLALGLGALGIAALVVLNLLDVRRPAFYLIAGLFTWVCVLKSGVHATLAGVAVGLAMPLTRHNGHSLLEDTEHALKPWVSFVIVPLFAFANAGVSFHGLTLEKLTGPIPLGIIAGLFIGKQIGVFGASLLAVRLGLAAMPDGATTTKFYATAILTGIGFTMSLFIGTLAFDDEIVLAQVRLGVLLASVLSGIAAALMFFAIGKSNGK; translated from the coding sequence ATGACGGCCAAAGCTCCGACGGCCACGCCTCACACTGCCGACAATACCGACCTTTATGGCGGCATCGCGCTTGGCATCGCCGCAGCCGCAGCGCTCATCGTCGCTAACTCGCCGCTCGGGCCGCAGTATCAGGCGCTGTTGCACACGACCGGCGAGGTACGAATCGGATCGATCGGACTGAGCAAGACGCTCGAACACTGGATCAACGACGGCTTGATGGCGGTGTTCTTTCTGCTGGTCGGCCTCGAGATCAAACGCGAGGCGATCGAGGGTGCGCTGGCGAGCCCGAAGAAAGCGGCATTGCCCGTGATCGCCGCGTTCGGCGGATTTGTCACGCCGGCCGCCATTTTTGCCGCGGTCAACTGGGGCGATGCCGAGGCGTTACGCGGCTGGGCCATACCGGCAGCCACCGACATTGCCTTTGCGCTCGGCGTCTGCGCCATGCTGGGACGCAGGGTGCCGGCTTCGCTGAAGACTTTCCTGTTGGCGCTTGCGATCATCGACGACCTCATGGCTATAGTCGTCATCGCGATGTTCTATGCTGCCGACCTTTCGGTTCTGGCGCTGGGGCTCGGCGCACTCGGCATCGCTGCGCTCGTGGTTCTCAACCTGCTCGATGTGCGAAGGCCCGCATTCTATCTGATCGCCGGCCTTTTCACCTGGGTCTGCGTGCTCAAATCCGGCGTGCATGCGACCCTTGCCGGTGTCGCCGTCGGCTTAGCGATGCCGCTCACCCGGCACAATGGCCACAGCCTGCTCGAGGACACCGAACATGCACTCAAGCCGTGGGTCAGTTTCGTCATCGTGCCGCTCTTTGCCTTCGCCAATGCAGGCGTATCGTTTCACGGGCTGACTTTGGAAAAGCTGACAGGGCCGATACCACTTGGGATCATTGCAGGGCTGTTCATCGGCAAGCAGATCGGTGTCTTCGGCGCTTCGCTGCTTGCCGTCAGGCTGGGCCTTGCTGCCATGCCGGACGGGGCCACGACGACGAAATTCTATGCCACCGCCATCCTGACCGGCATCGGTTTCACCATGAGCCTCTTCATCGGAACGCTCGCGTTCGACGACGAAATCGTCCTCGCGCAGGTCCGCCTCGGCGTTCTCCTGGCGTCTGTGCTGTCCGGCATCGCGGCCGCGCTGATGTTCTTCGCCATCGGGAAGTCCAACGGAAAGTGA
- a CDS encoding Bug family tripartite tricarboxylate transporter substrate binding protein, protein MKLRAVMLSLLALASAAVSVHAEDAADYPTKKIKMLLPFGAGGGGDVLGRLLADRMGKRLGQTIYVENRIGAAGTIGAQQAASSPPDGYTITIGGMTTHVLAPAVYPNLPYDPIKDFTTIGRIGTSSILLIATKDFPASDLRGLAELSKKSEPIQYGSWGVGSTGHFCGEILSQKASVRLQHVPFSGAAKLANDLMGGHISVGLVDMATGTPLVKDGKLKALAVCGGRSPSLPEVASYKEQGVDFERSLSWVMYAPAGLPAPITQKISVALKESLAEADITEKLLALGITAEFIAGDQQRDINVRDIEAWKKVASDAKIEAK, encoded by the coding sequence ATGAAGTTACGCGCGGTCATGCTTTCGCTGCTTGCGCTTGCGTCAGCGGCAGTTTCGGTCCATGCCGAGGACGCGGCCGACTATCCCACCAAGAAGATCAAGATGCTGTTGCCGTTCGGGGCCGGTGGTGGCGGCGACGTGCTTGGCCGGCTGCTTGCCGACCGGATGGGCAAACGGCTCGGCCAAACCATCTACGTCGAAAACCGAATCGGCGCAGCCGGAACGATCGGCGCGCAACAGGCGGCAAGCTCTCCACCCGACGGTTACACCATCACGATCGGCGGCATGACCACCCACGTGCTCGCGCCGGCAGTCTATCCGAACCTGCCCTATGATCCGATCAAGGATTTCACAACCATCGGCCGTATCGGAACGTCATCCATCCTGCTCATTGCGACGAAGGATTTTCCCGCCAGCGACCTGCGCGGGCTGGCCGAGCTATCGAAGAAGAGCGAGCCGATCCAGTATGGAAGCTGGGGCGTCGGCTCGACCGGACATTTCTGCGGTGAAATCCTTTCTCAGAAAGCCAGCGTCCGCCTGCAACATGTCCCGTTCAGCGGTGCAGCGAAGCTTGCAAACGACCTGATGGGCGGTCACATCTCGGTGGGGCTGGTCGATATGGCGACCGGAACGCCGCTGGTGAAGGACGGAAAGCTGAAGGCGCTTGCGGTATGCGGGGGCCGGTCGCCGAGCCTGCCGGAGGTTGCGAGCTATAAGGAGCAAGGCGTCGATTTCGAACGGAGCCTGTCCTGGGTGATGTACGCGCCCGCGGGTCTGCCCGCTCCGATCACGCAGAAGATTTCCGTCGCGTTGAAGGAATCGCTGGCCGAAGCTGACATCACCGAAAAGCTGCTGGCGCTCGGCATCACGGCGGAGTTCATCGCAGGAGACCAGCAGCGCGACATCAACGTCCGCGACATCGAAGCCTGGAAGAAGGTCGCCAGCGATGCGAAGATCGAGGCCAAGTAG
- a CDS encoding ferredoxin gives MAGKLNIRVDQDKCQGHARCKSLAPELFELDEFGNAHEVGDGSVPAGLEDKAWLAQSNCPEIAIEVTEE, from the coding sequence ATGGCCGGAAAGCTGAATATCCGCGTCGACCAGGACAAATGTCAGGGCCACGCGCGCTGCAAATCACTGGCACCGGAACTGTTCGAGCTCGACGAATTCGGCAACGCGCACGAAGTCGGCGACGGCTCCGTGCCTGCGGGCCTGGAAGACAAGGCCTGGCTTGCTCAGAGCAACTGTCCCGAGATCGCGATCGAGGTGACCGAGGAATAG
- a CDS encoding SDR family NAD(P)-dependent oxidoreductase, whose protein sequence is MTRRVEGKVVLVTGAANGIGRSAVLLLAREGARIVATDLQDEKGESLQRELRAGGCECAYYHHDVTREEDWQSVVTETRAKFGRLDVLVNNAGIGLSGSVVDMAFADWKRQVAVNLDGVFLGVKYSLPLMRAGGGGSIINVSSIAGIKASANVSGYCATKGGVRLFTKSVALECAAAKDGVRVNSLHPGITETAIWDTLIGTVEDGSDGGRERGPTLDKLTERAVPLGYKAAPEDIANGILWLASDESRYVTGTELVIDGGRSIG, encoded by the coding sequence ATGACGCGGCGTGTCGAAGGAAAAGTCGTTCTGGTGACCGGCGCCGCCAACGGCATTGGGCGAAGCGCAGTCCTGTTGCTGGCGCGCGAGGGCGCCAGGATCGTCGCAACCGATCTGCAAGACGAGAAGGGCGAGAGCCTGCAGCGCGAATTGCGCGCCGGTGGATGCGAGTGCGCGTATTACCATCACGATGTGACGCGTGAGGAAGACTGGCAGTCGGTCGTGACCGAGACCCGGGCCAAATTCGGCAGGCTTGATGTTCTCGTCAACAATGCCGGGATCGGCCTGTCGGGTTCGGTCGTCGACATGGCGTTTGCCGACTGGAAGCGACAGGTGGCCGTCAACCTCGACGGCGTCTTCCTCGGCGTAAAATATTCGCTCCCGCTGATGCGGGCAGGCGGGGGCGGCAGCATCATCAACGTTTCCTCGATTGCGGGAATCAAGGCGTCAGCGAACGTCTCCGGTTATTGCGCGACCAAGGGCGGCGTGCGGCTGTTCACGAAATCGGTCGCGCTGGAGTGCGCAGCCGCCAAGGACGGCGTACGCGTCAACTCGCTGCACCCCGGCATCACCGAAACCGCGATCTGGGACACGCTGATCGGCACGGTCGAAGACGGCTCGGATGGCGGACGGGAGCGCGGGCCGACGCTGGACAAGCTCACCGAACGTGCCGTGCCGCTCGGCTACAAGGCCGCGCCGGAAGATATCGCCAACGGCATTCTGTGGCTTGCCAGCGACGAGAGCCGCTACGTTACCGGCACGGAACTTGTGATCGATGGCGGCCGGTCGATCGGCTGA
- a CDS encoding TetR/AcrR family transcriptional regulator, with protein MSPRPARKALNAYHHGDLRDALVQAALHEVELGGPEAISISALAKKLGVSQPAPYKHFADRETLLTAVTAEAFRQFSAMMRAALEKPSKQSKLSRFAQLTLDFGLRRNGIYRLMFASRTMACAPKGSELHSAAMETFELLVEALEAPAVELLRERSALKVWASLHGVVMLAEQGLLTGQAAHVSREELVEDIVAETKLALSVAIEKAGKAGS; from the coding sequence ATGTCGCCTCGACCCGCACGTAAAGCGCTGAATGCCTACCACCATGGGGATCTTCGTGATGCCCTGGTTCAAGCCGCGTTGCATGAAGTGGAACTGGGCGGTCCCGAGGCGATCAGCATCAGCGCACTGGCCAAGAAACTCGGCGTCTCGCAGCCGGCGCCCTACAAGCATTTTGCCGATCGCGAGACGCTGCTGACGGCTGTGACGGCCGAAGCGTTCCGCCAGTTCAGCGCCATGATGCGTGCGGCGCTTGAAAAGCCGTCGAAGCAGTCCAAGCTGTCGCGCTTCGCGCAGCTCACGCTTGATTTCGGCCTGCGGCGCAACGGCATCTATCGCCTGATGTTCGCGTCTCGAACCATGGCTTGCGCGCCGAAAGGCAGCGAGCTGCATAGTGCAGCAATGGAGACCTTCGAGCTCCTGGTGGAGGCGCTGGAGGCGCCCGCTGTAGAACTGTTGCGCGAGCGGAGCGCTCTGAAGGTCTGGGCCTCGCTACATGGCGTGGTCATGCTCGCTGAGCAGGGATTACTCACCGGTCAGGCTGCCCATGTCAGCCGGGAAGAATTGGTCGAGGACATCGTGGCGGAAACCAAGCTCGCGCTGTCCGTTGCCATCGAGAAGGCCGGCAAGGCTGGTTCATGA
- the nirD gene encoding nitrite reductase small subunit NirD, protein MTKWIEIGALNDIPVLGSRVVRTASGDIAVFRTSEDEVFALDDRCPHKGGPLSQGIVHNKRVTCPLHNFVIELKSGMAVAPDEGCTRAHPTKVENGMVWLSVQTAAVVPAE, encoded by the coding sequence ATGACCAAATGGATCGAAATCGGGGCGCTGAACGATATTCCCGTTCTCGGCTCGCGCGTGGTGAGGACGGCCTCCGGAGACATTGCGGTGTTCCGGACCAGCGAGGACGAGGTGTTCGCACTCGACGACCGCTGTCCGCACAAGGGCGGACCGTTGTCGCAAGGCATCGTCCACAACAAGCGGGTCACGTGTCCGCTGCACAATTTCGTCATCGAACTCAAGAGCGGCATGGCGGTCGCGCCCGACGAGGGGTGCACGCGCGCGCATCCGACCAAGGTGGAGAACGGCATGGTCTGGCTTAGCGTCCAAACGGCAGCGGTTGTGCCCGCCGAGTGA